The Martelella sp. AD-3 genome includes a region encoding these proteins:
- a CDS encoding Gfo/Idh/MocA family protein, whose amino-acid sequence MEKVGIGIIGCGNISGAYLKAMAEFDILDIRGVADLNRAAAEAKAAEFSVPVSTIDALMADPKIEIILNLTIPRAHVEVGLKALAAGKHTYSEKPLGINFSEGQRLAEAAEKAGLRIGAAPDTFLGGGHQTARAVVDSGALGLAVGGTASFMRPGHESWHPNPDFYYDIGGGPMLDMGPYYITDLVNLFGPVRKVAGFATMLRKERTITSEPRRGEMISVKVPTHIAGVLSFENGAVVQVTMSFDVAGHKHLPIEVYGTEGTLLVPDPNFFKGPVSLLKKGGDFEDYPVDQPYADGNYRSIGLADMAYAIRNNRPHRANGELALHVLEVMEAFERAAETGRTVEISTSVRRPAPLSESLVNGVLGK is encoded by the coding sequence ATGGAAAAAGTCGGCATCGGCATCATCGGATGCGGCAATATTTCGGGCGCCTACCTGAAGGCGATGGCGGAATTCGACATTCTCGACATCCGCGGCGTCGCCGACCTCAACCGGGCGGCAGCAGAAGCAAAGGCAGCTGAATTCAGCGTCCCCGTCAGCACGATCGATGCGTTGATGGCGGACCCGAAGATCGAGATCATCCTCAATCTCACCATTCCCCGCGCCCATGTGGAGGTGGGCCTGAAGGCGCTTGCGGCCGGCAAGCACACCTATTCGGAAAAGCCGCTCGGCATCAATTTTTCGGAAGGACAAAGGCTCGCCGAAGCGGCAGAGAAAGCCGGCCTCAGGATCGGCGCAGCCCCCGACACCTTCCTCGGCGGCGGCCACCAGACGGCCCGCGCGGTCGTCGACAGCGGCGCGCTCGGCCTTGCCGTCGGCGGCACGGCGAGCTTCATGCGGCCGGGACATGAATCCTGGCATCCGAATCCCGATTTCTATTACGATATCGGCGGCGGCCCGATGCTCGACATGGGCCCCTATTACATCACCGACCTCGTCAATCTTTTCGGTCCGGTCAGGAAGGTGGCAGGTTTTGCCACCATGCTGCGCAAGGAGCGGACGATCACCAGCGAGCCGCGCCGCGGCGAGATGATTTCAGTGAAGGTGCCCACCCATATCGCCGGTGTGCTCTCCTTCGAGAACGGCGCGGTGGTGCAGGTGACGATGAGCTTCGACGTTGCCGGTCACAAGCACCTGCCGATCGAGGTCTACGGCACTGAGGGCACGCTTCTGGTGCCCGACCCCAATTTTTTCAAGGGGCCGGTCTCGCTGCTGAAGAAGGGCGGCGACTTCGAGGACTATCCCGTCGACCAACCCTATGCCGACGGCAATTACCGCTCGATCGGCCTTGCCGATATGGCCTATGCGATCCGCAACAACCGGCCGCATCGCGCAAACGGCGAACTGGCGCTGCATGTGCTGGAAGTGATGGAAGCCTTTGAGCGCGCTGCCGAAACGGGACGGACGGTCGAGATCAGCACATCCGTCCGGCGTCCTGCGCCGCTGTCGGAATCACTCGTCAACGGCGTGCTCGGCAAATAG
- a CDS encoding ROK family transcriptional regulator: MKTADPELMRAINRLSVLDTIRRNGPISRIEISRRTELSTSTVSAITASLIDDGLILSRHEGDLRNAAARGRPRVMLELNPEASRIVGAKIAATRMTFVVANFSGEVLSEFSLPVRIDRMPIDVIADLVEDGVRACVMDTGLTLSEIDMICLGIPGVVEHRTGVVRSSPIFSDENVDFAAVMSPRFGIRTIVESDVHAVTLAHHWFGKARHLDDMVLISLERTLGLGVLHNRELFRGAGGLSHNLGDLVLGSSADGISRLASLAGESAILGDGPRGGLYADAIRLGRGISHAQTLIAAKDTQIISAAERAGEAVGVTVANIVTLFAPPRVILVGASLALGKPFIDRLTEGFNCAIPPSLADVSELVFDDADDFFWARGAAAVALYELYESPWSTTGPAL; this comes from the coding sequence ATGAAAACTGCCGACCCGGAACTCATGCGGGCCATCAACCGGCTGAGCGTATTGGATACGATCCGCCGCAACGGCCCGATTTCGCGCATCGAGATCAGCAGGCGCACGGAGTTGTCAACCAGCACGGTCTCCGCCATCACCGCGTCGCTGATCGACGACGGCCTCATCCTCTCGCGCCATGAAGGCGACCTGCGCAACGCCGCGGCCCGCGGCCGACCGAGGGTGATGCTGGAACTCAACCCCGAGGCCTCGCGCATCGTCGGCGCAAAGATCGCCGCCACGCGCATGACCTTCGTGGTCGCCAACTTCTCCGGCGAAGTGCTGTCGGAATTCTCGCTGCCGGTGCGCATCGACCGCATGCCGATCGACGTGATTGCCGATCTGGTCGAGGACGGCGTGCGCGCCTGCGTGATGGATACGGGGTTGACGCTTTCCGAGATCGACATGATCTGCCTCGGCATTCCGGGCGTGGTCGAGCACCGCACCGGCGTGGTGCGCTCAAGCCCGATCTTCAGCGACGAGAACGTGGATTTCGCCGCGGTGATGTCGCCGCGCTTCGGCATTCGCACGATCGTGGAAAGCGACGTCCATGCCGTGACGCTCGCCCACCACTGGTTCGGCAAGGCGCGGCATCTGGACGACATGGTGCTGATCTCGCTGGAGCGCACGCTCGGCCTCGGCGTTCTGCACAACAGGGAGCTTTTCCGCGGCGCGGGCGGGCTCAGCCACAATCTTGGCGACCTCGTCCTTGGCAGCAGCGCCGACGGCATTTCCCGGCTGGCAAGCCTTGCGGGAGAGAGCGCAATCCTGGGAGACGGCCCCCGCGGAGGGCTCTACGCCGATGCGATCAGGCTCGGCCGCGGTATTTCGCACGCCCAGACGCTGATTGCGGCAAAGGATACGCAGATCATCTCCGCGGCCGAACGCGCCGGTGAGGCCGTCGGCGTGACGGTCGCCAATATCGTCACGCTTTTCGCCCCGCCCCGCGTCATTCTGGTGGGTGCCAGCCTCGCCCTCGGCAAGCCCTTCATCGACAGGCTGACGGAAGGTTTCAACTGCGCGATCCCGCCGTCCCTCGCCGATGTCAGCGAACTGGTTTTCGATGACGCCGACGATTTCTTCTGGGCGCGCGGGGCAGCGGCCGTCGCCCTTTACGAGCTCTATGAATCGCCATGGAGCACAACCGGCCCCGCGCTTTGA
- a CDS encoding extracellular solute-binding protein — protein MSGLRKWLRHSAAVAVSIAALAATSATASADTTIRWLHLENQEPVLELWNQIVDEYEQANPGVTIDMQFLENQAFKAKLPTLLQSSEVPSMFYTWGGGVLKAQGETGVLRDITPALDADGGKWRNQLNASSIDGMTIDGKVWAAPTQTGVVSFFYNKELFEKAGVDGAQIKTWDDFISAVKTLKDAGITPIAGGGGDKWPLHFYWSYLAMREAGQDGFAAAKAGEGDGFAGEPFVKAGELAAELGALEPFQNGYLGATWNDALAAYGDGRAAMILSFESTGRTQASNSTDGKGLAEDNIGIFPFPVIGGAPGVVTDNLGGLTGWAVTKDAPPETEGFLEYFTSPDVAKRWSAVAKTIPVTKGVAETITDPLLKVSAEALAKETWHQNYLDQDLGPNVGAVVNDMSVAIMSGQISPEDAAQQIQDTFELENM, from the coding sequence ATGTCAGGACTACGCAAATGGCTGCGCCACAGCGCGGCCGTTGCCGTGAGCATTGCCGCTCTGGCAGCGACCAGCGCGACGGCATCCGCTGATACTACCATCAGATGGCTGCATCTGGAAAACCAGGAGCCGGTCCTCGAGCTCTGGAATCAGATTGTCGATGAATACGAACAGGCCAATCCCGGCGTGACGATCGACATGCAATTCCTCGAAAATCAGGCCTTCAAGGCCAAATTGCCGACATTGCTGCAGTCGTCGGAAGTGCCGAGCATGTTCTATACCTGGGGCGGCGGCGTGTTGAAGGCGCAGGGTGAAACCGGCGTGCTGCGCGACATCACCCCGGCGCTCGATGCCGACGGCGGCAAGTGGCGCAACCAGCTCAATGCCTCGTCCATCGATGGCATGACGATCGACGGCAAGGTCTGGGCCGCGCCGACGCAGACGGGCGTCGTTTCCTTCTTCTACAACAAGGAACTCTTCGAGAAGGCCGGCGTGGACGGCGCCCAGATCAAAACCTGGGATGACTTCATTAGCGCCGTGAAGACGCTCAAGGATGCCGGCATAACCCCGATCGCCGGCGGCGGCGGCGACAAGTGGCCGCTTCATTTCTACTGGAGCTACCTCGCCATGCGCGAGGCGGGCCAGGACGGCTTTGCCGCAGCCAAGGCCGGCGAAGGCGACGGTTTTGCCGGAGAACCCTTTGTCAAGGCCGGCGAGCTTGCCGCGGAACTCGGCGCGCTCGAGCCGTTCCAGAACGGCTATCTCGGCGCCACCTGGAATGATGCGCTTGCCGCTTATGGCGATGGCCGCGCGGCGATGATCCTCTCCTTCGAGAGCACCGGCCGCACGCAGGCCAGCAATTCGACCGACGGCAAGGGGCTGGCCGAAGACAATATCGGCATCTTTCCCTTCCCGGTCATCGGCGGCGCGCCGGGCGTCGTCACAGACAATCTTGGCGGCCTGACCGGCTGGGCCGTAACCAAGGATGCTCCGCCCGAAACGGAGGGCTTCCTCGAATACTTCACCAGTCCCGATGTCGCCAAGCGCTGGAGCGCCGTCGCCAAGACCATCCCGGTGACGAAGGGCGTGGCCGAAACCATCACCGACCCCCTGCTGAAGGTCAGCGCGGAGGCGCTTGCCAAGGAGACCTGGCACCAGAACTATCTTGACCAGGATCTCGGTCCCAATGTCGGCGCCGTCGTCAACGACATGAGCGTGGCGATCATGTCCGGGCAGATTTCGCCCGAAGATGCGGCACAGCAGATCCAGGACACGTTCGAACTGGAGAACATGTAA
- a CDS encoding carbohydrate ABC transporter permease: protein MTTTDSILPPPVGAAPPGRPRRRRSLAHTKLPVLVIFLPPALLLFTVLVILPMGEAAWYSFFHWNGYGAPSKWVDFRNYQLIFRNAAFKTALINNFLIIFVSIVIQLPLALWLATMVTKRIKGALFFRLIFFLPYVLADVAAGMIWRFVYDGDFGLVAGIWHFFGAEPPFLLADPDTAMPAILAVVVWKYFGFHMMLFIAGLQAIDRSILEAADIDGATGWQKFRLVTLPMLGSTVRLSVFFAVIGSLQLFDLIMPLTGGGPSNSTQTMVTFLYNFGVTRMQVGFGSAVGVILFVICVTLAFGYKRIFMKND from the coding sequence ATGACGACGACCGACTCCATCCTGCCGCCGCCCGTCGGCGCTGCGCCTCCGGGCAGACCCAGAAGGCGGCGCTCGCTTGCCCACACCAAGCTGCCGGTGCTGGTCATCTTCCTGCCGCCGGCCTTGCTGCTCTTCACCGTTCTGGTGATCTTGCCGATGGGCGAAGCGGCCTGGTACTCCTTCTTCCATTGGAACGGCTACGGCGCTCCCTCGAAATGGGTCGACTTCCGCAACTACCAGCTCATTTTCCGCAACGCCGCCTTCAAGACGGCGCTGATCAACAACTTCCTCATCATCTTCGTCTCGATCGTCATTCAGCTGCCGCTGGCGCTGTGGCTGGCGACCATGGTGACCAAACGGATCAAGGGCGCGCTGTTCTTCCGGCTGATCTTCTTTCTGCCCTATGTGCTTGCCGATGTCGCCGCCGGCATGATCTGGCGCTTCGTCTATGACGGCGATTTCGGTCTGGTCGCGGGCATCTGGCATTTCTTCGGCGCGGAGCCGCCGTTCCTGCTGGCGGATCCCGACACCGCCATGCCTGCGATCCTCGCCGTTGTCGTGTGGAAGTATTTCGGCTTTCACATGATGCTGTTCATCGCCGGCCTTCAGGCGATCGACCGCAGTATTCTGGAGGCTGCCGATATCGACGGGGCGACCGGCTGGCAGAAGTTCCGGCTGGTGACGCTCCCGATGCTTGGCTCCACCGTCAGGCTCTCGGTGTTCTTCGCCGTCATCGGCTCGCTGCAGCTCTTCGATCTGATCATGCCGCTGACGGGCGGCGGCCCATCGAACTCGACCCAGACCATGGTGACCTTTCTCTACAATTTCGGGGTTACCCGCATGCAGGTCGGTTTCGGCAGCGCCGTCGGCGTCATCCTGTTCGTCATCTGCGTCACGCTGGCCTTCGGCTACAAACGGATATTCATGAAAAATGACTGA
- a CDS encoding carbohydrate ABC transporter permease, protein MTEISESAPIDAAKSGGEGRKLSVSTQTYVYVSLLIVAGIVVVPLLTTALGGFKTLPDLRGNPFGLPGEWQWSNYTDILLSQRYWLQMGNSLLIAAVTVFLTIVFAACAAFCFAHVRFFGADYLLNYFLIGLMFPAATAILPLYIRIRDLGLLDTYWGVILPQVAFGLGMSILLFRNYFRNLPEELFDAAFVDGCGYIGFFWHVTMPLSRPIIATVGIIAFVQSWNSYIIPLIMLNTENRYPWPLGIMVYKGEFATEWQLVLAFITLTILPTVIAFFVAQKHIIAGLTAGAVKS, encoded by the coding sequence ATGACTGAGATCTCCGAAAGCGCACCGATCGATGCCGCGAAATCGGGCGGCGAGGGCCGAAAACTCTCCGTCAGCACGCAGACCTATGTCTATGTCTCGCTGTTGATCGTCGCCGGTATCGTCGTGGTGCCTCTGCTGACGACGGCGCTCGGCGGGTTCAAGACCCTGCCGGACCTGCGCGGCAATCCCTTCGGCCTGCCAGGCGAATGGCAGTGGAGCAACTACACGGATATTCTTCTGTCGCAGCGCTACTGGCTGCAGATGGGCAACTCGCTGCTGATTGCGGCGGTGACCGTGTTCCTCACTATCGTCTTTGCCGCCTGCGCCGCCTTCTGCTTCGCCCATGTGCGGTTCTTCGGCGCCGACTACCTGCTCAACTATTTTCTCATCGGCCTGATGTTTCCGGCGGCGACGGCCATTCTGCCGCTCTATATCCGCATCCGCGACCTCGGCCTGCTCGACACCTACTGGGGCGTAATCCTGCCGCAGGTCGCCTTCGGCCTCGGCATGAGCATCCTTCTGTTCCGCAACTATTTCCGCAACCTGCCGGAAGAGCTGTTCGATGCCGCCTTTGTCGATGGTTGCGGCTATATCGGCTTTTTCTGGCATGTGACCATGCCGCTGTCGCGACCGATCATCGCGACCGTCGGCATCATCGCCTTCGTCCAGAGCTGGAACAGCTACATCATTCCGCTGATCATGCTGAACACGGAAAACCGCTACCCCTGGCCGCTCGGGATCATGGTCTACAAGGGCGAGTTCGCGACCGAGTGGCAACTCGTGCTCGCCTTTATCACGCTCACCATCCTGCCGACGGTGATCGCCTTCTTCGTCGCCCAGAAACACATCATTGCCGGGCTCACCGCCGGCGCCGTCAAGTCGTGA
- a CDS encoding ABC transporter ATP-binding protein: MASVTLNTVRKSYGALEVIHGVSLDIQDGEFVALVGPSGCGKSTLLRMIAGLEEITGGDISIGGEIVNDLTPRERNIAMVFQSYALYPHMTVAENMGFNLRLAKRPKAEIEERVGEAARMLDLTALLDRKPSQLSGGQRQRVAMGRAVVRNPAVFLFDEPLSNLDAKLRVQMRSEIKTLHQRVETTSIYVTHDQIEAMTLADRVVVLNKGHIEQQGTPLELYKKPANLFVAAFIGSPAMNLLPAIIEADEGVPSVRFSDGTLLPISKSHHGIARGQKVTVGLRPEHLNPDIGNGAVIKGTALLVEPTGAQSHVVFELGGQQVTAIIDGEREIHHDDPFEAKIDPERVHIFDAETGAAL, translated from the coding sequence ATGGCATCCGTCACCCTCAATACTGTCAGAAAGTCCTACGGCGCGCTCGAGGTGATCCACGGCGTCTCGCTCGACATTCAGGATGGCGAATTCGTGGCCCTTGTCGGTCCGTCCGGCTGCGGCAAGTCCACGCTGTTGCGCATGATCGCGGGGCTGGAGGAAATTACCGGCGGGGACATTTCCATCGGCGGCGAGATCGTCAACGACCTGACGCCGCGCGAGCGCAACATCGCCATGGTGTTCCAGTCCTATGCGCTCTATCCGCACATGACGGTGGCCGAGAACATGGGCTTCAACCTGCGCCTTGCCAAGCGTCCCAAGGCGGAGATCGAGGAACGGGTAGGGGAGGCGGCGCGCATGCTTGATCTGACGGCGCTTCTTGACCGCAAGCCCTCGCAGCTTTCCGGCGGCCAGCGCCAGCGCGTTGCCATGGGCCGCGCCGTGGTGCGCAATCCGGCCGTCTTCCTGTTTGACGAGCCGTTGTCGAACCTTGACGCCAAGCTTCGGGTGCAGATGCGTTCGGAGATCAAGACGCTGCACCAGCGCGTCGAGACCACTTCCATTTATGTCACCCACGACCAGATCGAGGCGATGACGCTCGCCGACCGCGTGGTGGTCCTGAACAAGGGGCATATCGAGCAGCAGGGCACGCCGCTCGAACTCTACAAGAAACCGGCGAACCTGTTTGTTGCCGCCTTCATCGGCTCGCCGGCGATGAACCTTCTGCCGGCGATCATCGAGGCGGACGAGGGCGTGCCCTCGGTGCGCTTTTCCGATGGCACGCTGCTGCCGATCTCGAAGAGCCACCACGGCATCGCCCGCGGCCAGAAGGTGACGGTGGGACTTCGCCCCGAACATCTGAACCCGGATATCGGCAATGGCGCGGTGATCAAGGGGACCGCGCTTCTGGTGGAACCGACCGGCGCACAGAGCCATGTCGTTTTCGAGCTTGGCGGCCAGCAGGTCACCGCGATCATCGATGGCGAGCGCGAGATCCATCACGACGACCCGTTCGAGGCGAAGATCGACCCCGAACGGGTTCACATTTTCGATGCGGAAACCGGCGCAGCGCTTTGA
- a CDS encoding aldehyde dehydrogenase family protein codes for MTDNLKFFIDGAWVDPITPKTLDVINPATEEAFTSISIGAAGDVDRAVVAARAAFETFCLTTKDERLALLRRILEAYNDRYDDIAEAVSREMGAPIGFARGSQAAAGRGHLEATIRALEDFEFEKPRGKAMILREPIGVCALITPWNWPLNQIVCKVAPAIAAGCTMVLKPSEIAPISGVIFSEVMEAAGTPKGVYNMVQGTGPDVGQVMSGHKDVDMVSFTGSTRAGIIVAKTAADTVKRVAQELGGKSPNIILPDADLEAAVRSGVASCFENSGQSCDAPTRMLVPADRHDEALAYARAAAESHVTGDPRAETSMLGPVVSKQQYDKIQRLIETGIAEGATLVTGGPGKPEGLERGYYVRPTVFAHVKNDMTIAREEIFGPVLSILPYENEDEAVAIANDTVYGLGAYVQSGNLEHARAVARRIRAGSVYLNYPDWDTMAPFGGYKQSGNGREYADWAIDDFLEIKGIVGWQP; via the coding sequence ATGACCGACAATCTCAAATTCTTCATCGACGGCGCCTGGGTGGACCCGATCACGCCGAAAACGCTGGATGTGATCAACCCCGCCACCGAGGAGGCCTTCACGTCCATCTCCATCGGCGCGGCTGGCGATGTCGACCGGGCGGTGGTCGCCGCCAGAGCGGCGTTCGAAACCTTTTGCCTGACCACGAAGGACGAACGGCTCGCCCTCCTCAGGCGTATCCTTGAAGCCTATAACGACCGATACGACGATATTGCCGAGGCCGTCAGCCGCGAAATGGGCGCGCCGATCGGCTTTGCCCGCGGCTCCCAGGCCGCCGCCGGGCGCGGTCACCTGGAAGCGACGATCAGGGCGCTTGAGGATTTTGAGTTCGAGAAGCCGCGCGGCAAGGCGATGATCCTGCGCGAGCCGATCGGCGTCTGCGCGCTGATCACGCCCTGGAACTGGCCCCTGAACCAGATCGTCTGCAAGGTGGCGCCGGCAATCGCCGCCGGCTGCACCATGGTGCTGAAACCCTCCGAGATCGCGCCGATCTCCGGCGTTATCTTCTCCGAGGTGATGGAAGCGGCCGGCACGCCGAAGGGCGTCTATAACATGGTGCAGGGCACCGGGCCCGATGTCGGCCAGGTCATGTCCGGCCACAAGGACGTCGATATGGTGTCCTTCACCGGGTCCACCCGCGCCGGCATCATCGTTGCCAAGACGGCGGCCGATACCGTCAAGCGCGTGGCGCAGGAACTCGGCGGCAAGTCCCCGAACATCATCCTGCCCGATGCCGATCTTGAAGCGGCCGTACGCTCCGGCGTCGCCTCCTGCTTTGAGAATTCCGGCCAGTCCTGCGATGCGCCCACCCGCATGCTGGTGCCCGCCGACCGCCACGACGAGGCGCTGGCCTACGCCAGGGCAGCGGCCGAGAGCCATGTCACCGGCGATCCGCGCGCGGAGACGAGCATGCTTGGCCCGGTGGTCTCGAAACAGCAATATGACAAGATCCAGCGCCTGATCGAGACGGGCATTGCCGAAGGCGCGACGCTGGTCACGGGCGGCCCCGGCAAGCCGGAAGGCCTTGAGCGCGGCTATTATGTCCGCCCCACGGTTTTCGCCCATGTGAAGAACGACATGACGATCGCGCGCGAGGAAATCTTCGGGCCCGTGCTGTCAATCCTGCCCTATGAGAACGAGGACGAGGCCGTCGCAATCGCCAATGACACGGTTTACGGGCTTGGCGCCTATGTCCAGTCGGGCAATCTCGAACATGCCCGGGCCGTTGCCCGGCGCATCCGCGCCGGATCGGTCTATCTCAACTACCCCGACTGGGACACGATGGCCCCCTTTGGCGGCTACAAGCAGTCCGGCAACGGCCGCGAATATGCCGACTGGGCGATCGACGATTTCCTCGAAATCAAGGGTATTGTCGGCTGGCAGCCGTAA
- a CDS encoding ubiquinone biosynthesis hydroxylase, whose translation MKDIIIVGGGYVGLSVAVAVKTAAPHLDIELMEAAPEHVWQKDERASAIIAAAINMLKTLELWDDIKDDAQPINDMVVTDSKTGEPVKPVFLTFADRAATNEPFAYMIPNVSMVRALRQKADELGIAIRHGAAVTAFENNGGHARITLAGGEEIATRLVVACDGVRSRLRDMAGIKTVKFDYGQSGIVTTVSHERPHNGRAEEHFLPAGPFAILPLKGNRSSLVWTERTDDAKRLVESDDMVFEVELERRFGHHLGKLSLAGGRRAFPLGLTLSRAFIAPRLALAGDAAHGIHPISGQGLNLGFKDVAALAETIVEADRMGLDIGAMDTLERYQRWRRFDTVRMGMTTDVLNRLFSNDIGPLRVARDFGLGVVDRMPGLKRYFIEEAAGRTMHDKPKLLAGEPL comes from the coding sequence ATGAAGGACATCATCATCGTCGGCGGTGGCTATGTCGGCCTCAGCGTCGCCGTTGCCGTCAAGACGGCAGCGCCGCACCTCGATATCGAGCTGATGGAAGCCGCCCCCGAGCATGTCTGGCAGAAGGACGAGCGCGCCTCGGCGATCATCGCGGCCGCGATCAACATGCTGAAGACGCTGGAACTCTGGGACGACATCAAGGACGACGCCCAGCCGATCAACGACATGGTCGTCACCGATTCGAAGACCGGCGAGCCGGTGAAGCCGGTCTTCCTGACCTTTGCCGACCGCGCCGCGACGAATGAACCCTTCGCCTACATGATCCCGAACGTCTCCATGGTCCGCGCGCTCCGGCAGAAGGCGGACGAACTCGGTATTGCCATCCGCCACGGGGCTGCCGTCACGGCCTTCGAGAACAATGGCGGCCATGCGAGGATCACGCTTGCCGGCGGCGAGGAGATCGCCACGCGGCTCGTCGTCGCTTGCGACGGCGTGCGCTCGCGGCTCAGGGACATGGCGGGCATCAAGACGGTGAAATTCGATTACGGCCAGTCCGGCATCGTCACCACCGTTTCCCATGAGCGCCCGCATAATGGCCGCGCGGAGGAACATTTCCTGCCGGCCGGCCCCTTCGCCATCCTGCCGCTAAAGGGCAACCGTTCGTCGCTGGTCTGGACCGAGCGCACGGACGACGCCAAACGTCTGGTCGAAAGCGACGACATGGTGTTCGAGGTCGAACTCGAGCGCCGTTTCGGACATCATCTCGGCAAGCTCTCGCTCGCCGGCGGCAGACGAGCCTTCCCGCTTGGCCTCACGCTGTCGCGCGCCTTCATCGCGCCGCGCCTTGCGCTTGCCGGCGATGCCGCCCACGGCATCCATCCGATTTCCGGCCAGGGCCTCAATCTCGGCTTCAAGGATGTGGCGGCGCTGGCCGAAACCATCGTCGAGGCCGACCGGATGGGGCTCGACATCGGCGCGATGGATACGCTGGAGCGCTATCAGCGCTGGCGCCGCTTCGATACGGTGCGCATGGGCATGACCACGGACGTCCTCAACCGGCTTTTCTCCAATGACATCGGCCCCTTGCGTGTCGCCCGCGATTTCGGCCTCGGGGTCGTGGACCGCATGCCCGGCCTGAAGCGCTATTTCATCGAGGAAGCCGCCGGGCGGACCATGCACGACAAGCCGAAGCTTCTGGCCGGCGAGCCGCTCTGA
- the tesB gene encoding acyl-CoA thioesterase II, with protein MSQANHAQSDSVLADLLDLERLEENLYRGQSPVTTWQRVFGGQVVAQSLVAAQRTVPAGRFVHSLHGYFMRPGDTRVPIVFQVERLRDGRSFSTRNVRAIQHGEPIFIMAASFQIEEEGFDHQDVMPDVPPPEELVASDIMNDAEHAPAPIRHYWKRERPIELRPVDLEQFLWRKKRSPRQSIWIRGNGAPPKGRAYQTAFLSYMSDMTLLDTTLYPHESSVFSDGIQGASLDHAVWFHRPFDISDWLLYVHESPSANGARGLAYGKIFARDGTLVASVAQEGLIRLNANVRPFYE; from the coding sequence ATGTCACAGGCCAATCATGCCCAAAGCGACAGCGTGCTTGCAGATCTGCTCGATCTGGAGCGGCTGGAGGAGAATCTTTATCGCGGGCAGAGCCCTGTCACGACATGGCAGCGCGTTTTCGGCGGGCAGGTGGTGGCGCAGTCGCTCGTCGCCGCCCAGCGCACAGTTCCGGCCGGCCGCTTCGTCCACTCGCTGCATGGCTATTTCATGCGGCCTGGCGATACCAGGGTGCCGATCGTCTTCCAGGTGGAGCGCCTGCGCGACGGGCGCAGCTTTTCCACCCGCAATGTCCGCGCCATCCAGCACGGCGAGCCGATTTTCATCATGGCGGCCTCCTTCCAGATCGAGGAGGAAGGATTTGACCACCAGGACGTGATGCCGGACGTGCCGCCGCCGGAGGAACTGGTCGCCAGCGACATCATGAACGATGCCGAACACGCGCCCGCGCCGATCCGCCACTACTGGAAGCGCGAAAGGCCGATCGAGTTGCGCCCCGTGGACCTGGAGCAGTTCCTGTGGCGCAAGAAGCGCTCGCCGCGCCAGAGCATCTGGATCCGCGGCAATGGCGCGCCGCCCAAGGGCCGCGCCTACCAGACGGCATTCCTGTCCTATATGTCAGACATGACGCTTCTCGACACGACGCTCTATCCGCACGAAAGCTCGGTGTTTTCCGACGGCATCCAGGGAGCGAGCCTCGATCACGCGGTCTGGTTCCACCGCCCCTTCGATATTTCCGACTGGCTTCTCTACGTGCATGAAAGCCCTTCGGCAAACGGCGCGCGCGGCCTTGCCTATGGCAAGATCTTCGCCCGCGACGGCACGCTCGTGGCCTCCGTTGCCCAGGAAGGGCTGATCCGGCTCAACGCGAATGTGCGGCCTTTCTACGAGTGA
- a CDS encoding P-II family nitrogen regulator — protein sequence MGNQMKIVMAIIKPFKLDEVREALTAVGIQGLTVTEVKGYGRQKGHTEIYRGTEYAVSFLPKLKIEVAVAADVVEKAVEAIASSAKTGQIGDGKIFVYSIEQAVRIRTGETDSEAL from the coding sequence ATGGGAAACCAGATGAAAATTGTGATGGCCATCATAAAGCCGTTCAAGCTGGATGAGGTGCGTGAGGCCCTCACCGCTGTCGGCATTCAGGGCCTGACCGTTACCGAGGTCAAGGGGTACGGTCGGCAGAAGGGGCACACCGAGATTTATCGCGGCACGGAATATGCCGTCAGCTTTCTTCCCAAGCTGAAGATCGAAGTCGCGGTTGCTGCCGATGTGGTTGAGAAGGCTGTCGAGGCGATCGCCTCCTCCGCGAAGACCGGCCAGATCGGTGACGGCAAGATCTTTGTCTATTCCATCGAACAGGCCGTGCGCATCCGCACCGGCGAAACCGATTCCGAAGCGCTGTAA